Part of the Candoia aspera isolate rCanAsp1 chromosome 1, rCanAsp1.hap2, whole genome shotgun sequence genome, CCTCTAAATGCATGTATATAACAAATGAGCAAGATATATAAGATGTACATGAATCAGTATCACACAACAGCCACAGGACTACTGGCAGGAAGAACAGCTACTGGACTAGAGAGGACTCAAAAACAGATTGACTGCCTGGACCACAAAAAGACTGAAGAGAGGACTTAAATTATGCATAATATCTGTGTGCCAGCCTGTCAGGATGGAATATCCTGCCAAAGTGTTTATGGGTGTTGTAGTAATTAGTATACCTGCAGGGCTATTAGGAATGCTTTGAAGTAGTAGTTTGGCATGCCTGCAGGGCTGTGAGGAATGTTGATTAGAGTTGTTTAGTCAAACAGCCTGACACCAAGTTCAGTCTGAACAGTGCTATCAGCTTGTGAGTGAAGGATTTTTAACTGGGAAATATAGAAGCGGTGAGAATATAGGGAGAGGCTGTCACGGAGTGAATTCCCCATGGTGGGGGGCTGGTGTGAAGGTGAAGGATGTAACTGCCATTTTGCGCGGGCGTTTCTCAGTCAAGTCTTTGCATTGGAAATGATCACTTGTATTAATAAAGACTCTTTTATATCCTTTGATGGCTTGTAGCAAGAGTCTCTGAATTAATAGCTAAAGGATCAGGACCATCCCATAGCCCCTCTGCCATCTTTAAGGATGGCCAAACAAGGAGCCATGTAAGCTGATCACTGCCACTACTGACACAAATGGAGTATTTTCATTTGTGATTCATCTTGAAATtcagttaaaaatacaaactcATATAAGCCTTTTTTGTGCATACACCAGTTTCAAATAAGGAATCCAGTTAAGGAataatttttcattctgtttgcaTTGACTGCTAGAGTAACAGCTATTACAATGGTCATTGCATTCTTTTTATTTCCCCTCTTCTTTGTTATTGCTTTATTCTTTGTTCTGtgttattaaacaaataaagcgCTGTTTTAAAAGTTGCAATGGCTAGACCTGGAAGGGGACAGGGAGAAGAAGTAAATTCCCTACAAAGGGAACCTATTCAAAAGAATCTCCTTTAGAGGATGTTGAGCTCAGTCTAGTACATGAATACAGGAGATATGTTACTGTTGTCTCTTACCTTAAATATGATTCTTTTAATCCATGGTTTTTCAGATAAGAAATCCAACATAGAAAATCCACGATTGGCTCTAATAGCTGACATAGCTACCCAATAACCTCCAGAGCTGCTTAAACGGATGTTGTCTGGAAAACCAGGCATATTTTCAACAAACATATCCTCTCCACCTTTCATTAGGCCAGATACATAATACCTAAAAAACACATAACATTTTACAGACTAGCTGTATGAAACAACGAATGCATTAATATTTTATGCTACATTTCTAACCTAATCTAATGATCAGAACATGGTTGGAATTATAAAACAGTATGAACAGCAACagaatacattaaaacaatagcAATCTGGAGCAAATACAAAGGGCAAGGTAAAGTTTACTACGTACTAAAAAAGAAAGGCACCACAAAACCTACAGAGCATCCCAGTTACCAATAAAATTGTTTAGAAATTACAGAACACAGTGACTTAGTAAAAAAATCCTCCTTACTTAGCAaggataataaagaaataaacatcaaATAGGAGGCAATGTTTCTACTCATTTTCccagacaaataaaataaactagcaTTTAGTCAATTTTTAAATAGCTGGACCTATACAGCATTCTCACAAGCGTCTCACCTACCTTTGTATTCTTGCCATAGTTGTTTCAGCCACCAATACAAAGTCTTCAGCAGGAGAGAGCTGGACGCCATTTGGAAATCGGAGTCCTTCCATTAAGACTCTGACTTCTTTTGTCACTGTGTCATATTCAAGTAAGCTGAAGACAGAACAATTACACAGGTATTACCCATTGTATTACTAATCCCCTTTCAATCCCTTCTAATGCATATGAGTTAGCCATATGCAGAAGAACAGCCTATAGTTGAAACTGTTAAAATAACATTGATGGAACAACTGGCTTCTCAAGTTAGGGAGCTTCAGAGGTTAGCTACACTACTGAGAAGGCTTTTTAACTTGCCTGAACCAAATATGCCTCAGCCAACGCATCAGATTTTAGACACACACTGGTTAATATGGAATATGGTAGTCCCTGAGGTATCTTGAACATTTCATTTATCCCCAACACTTTGACTTGTATCAGGAAACAAAGTGTTATTTAGAGGTATAACAAGGCCAGTGGCATTTTTCTCTCACTATGCTACTACTGAGCCTTTGTACATACCCATCATACTATtctcttttggggtaagcaacttTATGCAGAGAATAGAAAAGAATACAAACTTTCCATGTCAAGGAAGAAAAGATACGGAAAGGTATCTCAAGTATGTCAACAGATTACTAAACCAGTGCAATCTTAAGTATAAATGTTACTTGACtattttaagtaaataatttAAGAATAATCACACCAGATAAGAACAAACACTTGTTTCTAGAAATACCACACCCATCAGCCCCAGAAAATTATTTTCCACGTAACAATATCAAACTGTTTCATCACCATTTTGCTTTGGCAATTCTAATTTACAACTCAGGCTAGCACATTTACCGTCCGTCATCTGAAGCCTCCATGATTAATAAGGAATAATCTTTTCTTTGCCATTTACTACTAGAGTCTGTAAAATAGATTTTCCTTCCATCCCGAGTTATTGTAAGATCATTCACAAAAGATAAGTTCTTCCCTTCAATAGGAATCTTAGAAGACACAAGTGGCTTGACTTCACCTggtcaaagaaaaacaaatgttacATTTAACTCTTTGCTCTCTTGTACTTATATTTGTATGGGTTGTAACTCTGCAGTTATGAGTGTGTCATTTCTACTTATGTCTACCATGAATTTCTTTAATATTAAGGATTCAAAACAACAGATTCCTAAGCAGAATTCAAAATAGGTGTCACTTGCATATAATGGTTTACAGCTTACCAttgaaaccataattaaaaccaattagggtttagtgcagtgtgtgtgtgagcgAGCGAGCAAAAGTGGGGGAGGaaaagaggggaaggggggaaaagagGTACACTTGCCTGAGACAGGATTTATTTCAAACAGCCCGTAATAGGCATCTACAACAAAAAGAGTATTGTTTGGTCCAGCACGGATTCCAAGTGGTCTCCCACATGTAGGCTCATCTTCTCTTGTACCTTTAGGAAACACGCTACATTTAAAGTATGCAGCTTCTAAACAAAGTTTTCTATTGTGCTTccaaaaaagaatattaataatCTTGAATGACTGATAAAACATAAAATTTTTGAACATTCAAAAACACCTCTgcttaattagatttatattctttttcttcatattaCATATTTACAAAATTCATATCATTCTGatgtaattaaaaacaacactGCATCTTGTGAGATTTGAAGGGCTGGGCAATACAAGGCCTTCCAGATACTGGAGCGCAACTCTTTTCAGCACTCTTTCCTGGCCAGGTTGGTTAAGTCTGAAGGGAACTGGAGTTCAGAAACACCTGGAGAACCATTCACTGCCCATCCCTATATAAATACTAATAGATTTTCTCTAATATAAAGTTAGATAGACTTTTATAATCAATACATCTGATTTCATCATGTGCTAGATTCTGATTCTGCATTTATAATCTGgtgcttttaaaattgtttttcacAAGCTAAATGAAGCTAAACAGATGATAATGGATAATGGTATAGCACAGTACTTAATGAACGCTAACCATAAATATTATCAAGATCTTATTCCACAGGAACACTCCTACCTCGCTTTTATTCACTTTAAAAGGAGATTGTTGACCAAATGTCCGTAAGTCTTCTACAACCACATACCCAAAAGTACCATTCCAAAATGCACAAGCTGCATATCACAAAAtaaattttcatatatttaagaGTGTTCAATGGAAAATATGCAGCAAGACTGAAATCGTCTACTACATAAGTCAAACCACAGTataaaagcaacagcaaaatAACCAGTGTTTGCTTACCACAAGGACCATGGCCAAGTCGAGCTAAAGTGCTAATTTCTCCATTTTCAATCTTCAGAATTTTTCCATCAGCAGTACCAGTAAACAGCACATCTATGAGAGACAAGTGCTGGCATGAGCTACATAACATGTTTTGACACACAAGGCTTATGAAAGGGTTTAGAAAACCAAAAATGCTTTCTACACACTGGTATGTCACAAAACCCTCAAAGAGCAAAACTAAAGTTTGCCTTCCATGATGTCTGTATTAGCAGATTTTTTAAATCAGAGTA contains:
- the APMAP gene encoding adipocyte plasma membrane-associated protein; this encodes MNEAEGLRQRRPARPQVITEENTAQATKDSSTYSNRVFRVTFMTLALSFIIPLFGAIIFLDCPIDPQPISFKEPPLFTGALEPNVKLRQAERLFENQLVGPESIANIGDVLFTGTADGKILKIENGEISTLARLGHGPCGTREDEPTCGRPLGIRAGPNNTLFVVDAYYGLFEINPVSGEVKPLVSSKIPIEGKNLSFVNDLTITRDGRKIYFTDSSSKWQRKDYSLLIMEASDDGRLLEYDTVTKEVRVLMEGLRFPNGVQLSPAEDFVLVAETTMARIQRYYVSGLMKGGEDMFVENMPGFPDNIRLSSSGGYWVAMSAIRANRGFSMLDFLSEKPWIKRIIFKLLSSETVIKFVPKYSLLVELSDTGSYRRSFHDPNGMVATYISEAHEYNGHLYLGSFQSPFICRLDLKDV